In bacterium, the following proteins share a genomic window:
- a CDS encoding arsenite methyltransferase, giving the protein MADMTEIKVVVREKYANAARRAAEGGSACCGGSCGAGAADACGGVITSNLYAGHEVADLPKEAVAASLGCGNPTALAELRAGEVVLDLGSGGGIDVLLSARRVGPSGRAYGLDMTDEMLALARENQRRAGLDNVEFLKGEIEQIPLPDNSVDVIISNCVINLSGDKDRVFAEAFRVLRPGGRFAVSDVVVRGEVPDAIRRDMELWIGCVAGALEESDYAAKLAAAGFKDVSLEPTRVYAAGDARELLSGRGIDADAIAPLVDKKFMSAFVRARKPGAA; this is encoded by the coding sequence ATGGCGGACATGACCGAGATCAAGGTGGTCGTCCGGGAAAAGTACGCGAACGCGGCACGCCGCGCGGCGGAAGGCGGGAGCGCCTGCTGCGGGGGCTCGTGCGGGGCCGGCGCGGCGGATGCCTGCGGCGGTGTGATCACCTCCAACCTGTACGCCGGGCACGAGGTCGCGGATCTGCCGAAGGAAGCGGTCGCGGCGTCGCTCGGCTGCGGCAACCCCACCGCGCTGGCGGAGTTGCGTGCCGGAGAGGTCGTGCTGGACCTCGGCTCCGGCGGCGGCATCGACGTGCTGCTCTCGGCGAGGCGCGTCGGCCCGTCGGGCAGGGCGTACGGCCTCGACATGACCGACGAGATGCTCGCGCTCGCCCGGGAAAATCAGCGCCGGGCCGGTCTCGACAACGTCGAGTTCCTCAAGGGCGAGATCGAGCAGATCCCGCTCCCCGACAACTCCGTAGACGTGATCATCTCGAACTGCGTGATCAACCTCTCCGGCGACAAGGACCGCGTCTTCGCGGAGGCGTTCCGCGTGCTGCGGCCGGGCGGGCGGTTCGCGGTCTCGGACGTCGTCGTCCGCGGCGAGGTGCCGGACGCCATCCGGCGAGACATGGAGCTCTGGATCGGCTGCGTCGCCGGCGCGCTGGAAGAATCCGACTACGCGGCGAAGCTGGCCGCGGCGGGGTTCAAGGACGTGTCCCTCGAGCCGACGCGCGTCTACGCCGCCGGCGACGCGCGGGAACTGCTCTCCGGCCGCGGGATCGACGCGGACGCGATCGCCCCGCTGGTCGACAAGAAGTTCATGAGCGCGTTTGTCAGGGCGCGTAAGCCGGGCGCCGCGTAG
- a CDS encoding DMT family transporter — protein MTVPPPNIRRGQFYAIAAIVIWSTNFIIGRELRDALSPGTIAAFRALVAGVPMGVWILATHGWPAEGRRHIGPMVGLGLLGIVTSQYMTYLALHWSFATNVIILNAASPVVTATIAVLVGAAPFSPGLFRGLAISVAGAFLVTAFGATGGARLQADPGALLVIATMVTWGFYNLGVQRMSLTLSPLVVTSGAMLAGSPFLLGVVALEHPPHLWAAVAAHLPVLVYLAIGPSAIAYACWSAAVRDLGADYAMLFNNLLPVFGMALGALALHERITLVQIGSSALIIAGIVFAFRSLTGGARSGAEA, from the coding sequence GTGACCGTCCCTCCACCGAACATCCGCCGCGGCCAGTTCTACGCGATCGCCGCCATCGTCATCTGGAGCACGAACTTTATCATCGGCCGGGAGCTGCGCGACGCGCTCAGCCCGGGGACGATCGCCGCGTTCAGGGCGCTCGTCGCCGGCGTGCCGATGGGCGTCTGGATCCTCGCGACGCACGGATGGCCGGCGGAAGGCCGCCGCCACATCGGACCGATGGTGGGCCTCGGCCTGCTCGGCATCGTCACGAGCCAGTACATGACGTATCTCGCGCTGCACTGGAGCTTCGCGACCAACGTCATCATCTTGAACGCCGCGAGCCCGGTCGTCACCGCGACGATCGCGGTCCTTGTCGGCGCGGCGCCGTTCTCCCCGGGGCTGTTTCGCGGACTGGCGATCTCGGTGGCCGGCGCGTTCCTCGTAACGGCGTTCGGCGCCACCGGCGGGGCGCGCCTCCAGGCCGATCCGGGCGCTCTACTCGTGATCGCCACGATGGTCACCTGGGGCTTCTACAACCTCGGGGTGCAGCGCATGAGCCTCACGCTGTCCCCGCTGGTCGTAACGTCCGGGGCGATGCTGGCCGGGTCTCCGTTCCTGCTCGGGGTCGTCGCGCTCGAACACCCTCCGCATCTGTGGGCCGCGGTCGCCGCGCATCTCCCGGTGCTGGTGTACCTGGCGATCGGGCCGTCGGCGATCGCCTACGCGTGCTGGAGCGCCGCGGTGCGGGACCTCGGGGCCGATTACGCGATGCTGTTCAATAATCTACTGCCCGTCTTCGGGATGGCCCTGGGCGCCCTCGCCCTGCACGAGCGGATTACGCTCGTGCAGATCGGCTCGTCCGCGCTGATCATCGCCGGGATCGTGTTCGCGTTTCGCTCGCTCACCGGAGGCGCGCGGTCGGGCGCGGAGGCCTAG
- a CDS encoding ABC transporter ATP-binding protein, with amino-acid sequence MIRTISPGPRAGVIVASHLTKRFGGSVVVDDVSFAVPAGAIVAFLGPNGAGKTTTIGMLLGLLRPTRGEVEVLGLPMPAARQAILARVNFTSPYVSLPGNLTVGENLAVFSRLYGVRKPRAELEELLERMGLPGVWKRRTGQLSSGEGTRFGLVKALLNDPEVLFLDEPTASLDPDGADRVREVLRAVRAERGMTIFYTSHNMQEVERLSDRILFLHHGRIIADGAPGEVLRQFDQETLEQMFLELARQEAARPA; translated from the coding sequence GTGATCCGCACCATCTCCCCCGGTCCTCGGGCCGGGGTGATCGTCGCCAGTCACCTCACCAAGCGCTTCGGCGGCTCTGTCGTCGTCGACGACGTGTCGTTTGCCGTGCCGGCCGGTGCGATCGTCGCATTCCTCGGCCCGAACGGCGCCGGCAAGACGACGACGATCGGCATGCTGCTCGGCCTGCTGCGGCCGACGCGCGGTGAAGTCGAGGTCCTGGGCCTGCCGATGCCGGCGGCGCGCCAGGCGATTCTCGCGCGCGTCAACTTCACGTCGCCCTACGTCTCGCTGCCGGGCAACCTCACCGTGGGCGAGAACCTGGCCGTGTTTTCACGGCTCTACGGGGTGCGCAAGCCGCGCGCCGAGTTGGAGGAATTGCTCGAGCGGATGGGCCTCCCCGGGGTGTGGAAGCGGCGCACCGGCCAGCTCTCGTCGGGCGAGGGCACCCGGTTCGGACTCGTCAAGGCGCTGCTCAACGATCCGGAGGTGCTGTTCCTCGACGAACCCACGGCCAGCCTCGATCCGGACGGGGCGGACCGGGTGCGCGAGGTGCTGCGGGCGGTCCGGGCCGAGCGCGGGATGACGATCTTCTACACGTCGCACAACATGCAGGAGGTCGAACGGCTGAGCGACCGCATCCTGTTCCTGCACCATGGGCGGATCATCGCGGACGGCGCGCCGGGCGAGGTGCTGCGGCAGTTCGATCAGGAGACGCTCGAGCAGATGTTTCTCGAGCTCGCGCGGCAGGAGGCCGCGCGGCCGGCATGA
- a CDS encoding ABC transporter permease, producing the protein MSTLAAVRAGPRVSGFSLSRLSGLLLRQLYLYRRSAIRSLEIVYWPLLDLLLWGFLSVYVARLRGGGAIAIAYLLGALILWDIFFRVQQAISVSFLEDIWTRNLVNVFVSPVSTAEFLGATMILGVMKVAVIALLMSAIAWSLYTFNIFPYALGLLPFAANLILTAWGMGIITTALILRYGQGAEVLAWAVAFLFQPFSAVFYPVAILPAALQHIAWVLPTTYAFEGMRAVLSGHPLPWGDAAWALGLNAVLFAIAAAAFARVMWVARELGLLMRTEG; encoded by the coding sequence ATGAGCACCTTGGCCGCGGTCCGCGCGGGGCCGCGCGTGTCCGGGTTCAGCCTGAGCCGCCTGTCCGGCCTGCTGCTGCGGCAGCTGTACCTCTACCGGCGCAGCGCGATCCGCTCGCTCGAGATCGTGTACTGGCCGCTGCTCGACCTGCTGCTGTGGGGCTTCCTCAGCGTCTACGTCGCCCGCCTGCGCGGGGGCGGCGCCATCGCGATCGCCTACCTGCTCGGCGCGCTGATCCTCTGGGACATTTTCTTCCGGGTGCAGCAGGCGATTTCGGTCTCCTTCCTCGAGGACATCTGGACGCGCAACCTGGTGAACGTCTTCGTCAGCCCCGTGAGCACGGCCGAATTTCTCGGCGCGACGATGATTCTCGGGGTGATGAAGGTCGCCGTGATCGCGCTCCTGATGTCGGCGATCGCGTGGTCCCTCTACACGTTCAACATCTTTCCGTACGCCCTGGGGCTGCTGCCGTTCGCCGCCAACCTGATTCTGACCGCCTGGGGAATGGGAATTATCACGACGGCGCTTATCCTCCGGTACGGCCAGGGCGCCGAGGTGCTCGCGTGGGCCGTGGCGTTTCTGTTTCAGCCGTTCTCCGCCGTCTTCTACCCGGTCGCGATTCTGCCGGCGGCGCTGCAGCACATCGCCTGGGTGCTGCCGACCACGTACGCGTTCGAAGGCATGCGGGCGGTGCTGAGCGGGCACCCGCTGCCGTGGGGCGACGCGGCCTGGGCGCTGGGTCTGAACGCGGTGCTGTTCGCGATCGCCGCGGCGGCCTTCGCCCGCGTGATGTGGGTCGCGCGGGAACTCGGTCTCTTGATGCGCACCGAGGGGTGA